In one Dehalogenimonas formicexedens genomic region, the following are encoded:
- a CDS encoding acetyl-CoA carboxylase biotin carboxylase subunit, producing MISKILIANRGEIAIRVMRACRELGINTVAVYSEADKEAFFTKYADEAYLLGPAPASLSYLNMEKIIEIAKHCGAEAIHPGYGFLSENAAFARACEKAKIIFIGPPANVLEVTGNKIAAREEAVKAGVPVVPGTGECPADFCQLQDDLGEIGYPLIVKPAGGGGGIGMVIARSDADLQRALTLSPQMAKKSFGVASVYIEKYIERPRHIEFQILADTQGNVVHLGERECSIQRFHSKVIEESPSTALTPELRAEMGNQAVRLARAIKYVGAGTVEFIYSEGSYYFLEVNARIQVEHPVTEMVTGIDLVKEQINIAAGLTLSVKQEDIKPNGWAIECRINAENPLRNFMPSPGTLTGYRSPGGVGIRVDSGVYNGYTIPDCYHPMISKLVAWGRDRNECILRMRRALYEYIILGVDTNLVLHKAIMENPRFVSGSLDTDFIAREVGLLADMQRIKERDKSLAERLSTIFYRPKPQ from the coding sequence ATGATCAGCAAGATTCTCATAGCCAACCGCGGCGAAATAGCGATTCGGGTAATGCGCGCCTGCCGCGAACTGGGCATCAATACCGTAGCTGTCTATTCCGAGGCGGATAAAGAGGCTTTCTTCACCAAGTACGCCGATGAAGCCTATCTCCTTGGGCCTGCCCCGGCATCGTTGTCTTACCTGAACATGGAGAAGATCATCGAGATCGCCAAGCATTGCGGCGCTGAGGCGATCCATCCCGGTTACGGGTTTCTGTCCGAGAACGCCGCGTTCGCCCGGGCCTGCGAGAAAGCAAAGATCATCTTCATTGGACCACCCGCCAATGTGCTGGAAGTGACCGGCAACAAGATCGCCGCCCGTGAGGAAGCGGTTAAAGCGGGCGTCCCGGTTGTTCCCGGTACCGGCGAATGCCCCGCCGATTTCTGTCAGCTCCAGGACGATTTGGGTGAGATAGGTTATCCCCTTATCGTCAAACCGGCGGGGGGCGGCGGCGGTATCGGTATGGTCATCGCCAGGAGCGACGCCGACCTGCAGCGGGCGCTGACACTGTCACCCCAGATGGCCAAGAAGAGCTTCGGCGTTGCCAGCGTCTATATCGAAAAGTATATCGAACGGCCGCGGCACATCGAATTCCAAATTCTCGCCGACACCCAGGGCAACGTGGTGCACCTTGGCGAGCGCGAGTGCTCCATCCAGCGCTTCCATTCGAAGGTCATCGAAGAATCGCCGTCGACCGCCCTAACCCCGGAACTACGCGCCGAGATGGGCAACCAGGCGGTCAGGCTGGCACGGGCCATCAAGTACGTCGGGGCCGGCACTGTCGAGTTTATCTATTCTGAAGGTTCCTATTATTTTCTGGAGGTCAACGCCCGCATCCAGGTGGAACACCCGGTGACCGAGATGGTGACCGGCATCGACCTGGTCAAGGAGCAGATCAATATCGCCGCCGGGCTGACCCTGTCGGTCAAACAGGAAGATATCAAGCCCAACGGCTGGGCAATAGAGTGCCGGATTAACGCCGAGAACCCGCTGAGAAATTTCATGCCGTCGCCGGGCACCTTGACCGGCTACCGCTCACCGGGCGGCGTGGGCATCCGTGTCGATTCCGGAGTTTATAACGGGTACACCATCCCCGACTGCTACCACCCGATGATCTCGAAGCTGGTGGCCTGGGGACGGGACCGCAACGAGTGCATCCTGCGCATGCGCCGCGCGCTTTACGAGTACATCATCCTGGGCGTCGATACCAACCTCGTGCTGCATAAGGCCATCATGGAAAACCCTCGCTTCGTTTCCGGGTCGCTCGATACTGATTTCATAGCCCGGGAAGTCGGCCTGCTGGCGGACATGCAGAGGATCAAAGAACGGGACAAGTCCCTGGCCGAAAGGCTGTCGACGATTTTCTACCGGCCCAAGCCGCAGTAA
- a CDS encoding phage tail protein — protein MAYVVDFTNVSTVGLESSPVAQALAGLRANEARYYMNKYGHHFTTVPAAESGDTLEYVNRILKHERGIEFAAKPLETSRFQVANLKMAYVFYEDGLAVNVMYAVDDPGHRAVGFKLSEGMEVPAELGKFKFARQKSKLAGTIRGSFFVIKGEY, from the coding sequence ATGGCTTATGTCGTCGATTTCACCAATGTTTCTACCGTAGGGTTGGAGTCTTCGCCGGTGGCGCAAGCCCTGGCCGGGCTCAGAGCCAACGAAGCCCGGTACTACATGAACAAATACGGGCATCATTTTACGACTGTGCCCGCGGCTGAGAGCGGGGACACGCTGGAATACGTCAACCGGATATTGAAGCATGAGCGGGGCATTGAGTTCGCCGCCAAGCCCCTCGAGACCTCCCGTTTCCAGGTCGCAAATCTCAAGATGGCCTATGTTTTCTACGAGGACGGCCTGGCGGTCAACGTCATGTACGCCGTCGATGACCCGGGGCACCGCGCCGTCGGCTTCAAGCTTTCGGAGGGCATGGAAGTGCCCGCGGAACTTGGCAAGTTCAAATTCGCCAGGCAGAAGTCAAAGCTGGCGGGTACAATCCGAGGTTCATTTTTCGTGATCAAGGGAGAATATTGA